From the genome of Halalkalicoccus subterraneus, one region includes:
- the sugE gene encoding quaternary ammonium compound efflux SMR transporter SugE — protein MSWPLLILAGLFEIGWAIGLEYSDGFSKPIPTLGTAVALIISMILLSQAIKDLPIGTAYAVWTGIGAVGTASLGIVLFDEPATLARIGFISVILVGIVGLHSVSGGH, from the coding sequence ATGTCGTGGCCCCTGTTGATACTGGCTGGATTGTTTGAGATCGGATGGGCGATCGGACTCGAATATTCAGACGGCTTCTCAAAACCCATTCCGACGCTCGGCACTGCTGTTGCCCTCATCATTAGCATGATCCTGTTGTCACAAGCAATCAAAGACCTCCCGATAGGCACGGCGTACGCTGTCTGGACTGGTATCGGCGCTGTTGGGACGGCTTCGCTTGGAATTGTCCTGTTTGATGAACCTGCAACCCTTGCTCGGATAGGGTTCATTAGCGTGATTCTCGTCGGTATCGTCGGTCTCCATTCCGTTTCCGGTGGCCACTAA
- a CDS encoding bile acid:sodium symporter family protein, with amino-acid sequence MSVSTVVEFATTIFVLLTMFSIGMELSFARLLAVFRERRLMAKSLLVNTGLIPLLAYLTVRSVPVEAGYAAGVVLIAVAPGAPFGPKFAEISKSDIEFASGLMAVLGIVSVVTIPVSLGLFLPGNVTVDPLAIGWMIFVVQLLPLLVGIGLDFYSASAKRWLYPPIQRLSDLSFLFLIVLLVVVYIDEMLTLVGTGTLFISVVIVGASLLLGYVLGGPKRNTREVLATTTAARNAAIALFIATTSFSDPDVLMVVIAFSFVGVVLSGLLAGMWKYRTV; translated from the coding sequence ATGTCCGTTAGCACAGTTGTCGAGTTTGCTACGACGATCTTTGTCCTCCTAACGATGTTCTCTATCGGAATGGAACTGTCATTTGCTCGGTTACTGGCTGTGTTCCGAGAACGACGATTGATGGCAAAATCATTGCTGGTCAATACTGGGCTCATCCCCTTGCTTGCGTATTTGACCGTCCGTTCTGTTCCCGTGGAGGCGGGATATGCAGCGGGAGTTGTACTGATCGCTGTAGCACCTGGAGCTCCCTTTGGCCCGAAGTTTGCGGAAATATCGAAGAGTGATATCGAGTTTGCAAGCGGTTTGATGGCTGTTCTCGGGATTGTTTCTGTTGTGACGATACCCGTGAGTTTAGGGCTGTTTCTACCCGGAAACGTTACCGTAGATCCCCTTGCAATCGGGTGGATGATCTTCGTTGTTCAGCTTCTCCCGTTACTGGTGGGAATCGGACTTGATTTCTATTCCGCTTCTGCAAAACGCTGGCTGTATCCACCAATACAACGACTCTCTGATCTCTCGTTTCTCTTCCTGATCGTCCTTTTGGTAGTTGTCTATATTGATGAGATGCTCACACTTGTCGGTACAGGAACGCTGTTCATTTCGGTTGTTATTGTCGGTGCGTCGTTACTGCTTGGGTACGTACTCGGCGGACCGAAACGAAACACGCGAGAAGTGTTGGCGACGACGACCGCTGCCCGAAATGCCGCAATTGCGCTCTTCATTGCTACCACCAGCTTTTCCGATCCAGACGTTCTGATGGTTGTCATCGCGTTTTCGTTTGTAGGTGTCGTTCTCTCAGGATTACTTGCTGGAATGTGGAAGTACCGAACTGTCTGA